The proteins below are encoded in one region of Dioscorea cayenensis subsp. rotundata cultivar TDr96_F1 chromosome 18, TDr96_F1_v2_PseudoChromosome.rev07_lg8_w22 25.fasta, whole genome shotgun sequence:
- the LOC120282150 gene encoding uncharacterized protein LOC120282150, with protein sequence MLQYGMDHVGRKIDDVGKTHTMAPLPQLAHEPNGSLKLVNGHSARSPLVFSEHLLTEEIVIAVDVDEVLGSFLPAVNKFIADRYSLNHSLADYFVYEFYKIWNCSPAEVTSKWESILYQAQSVFFRVYPCFVISML encoded by the exons ATGCTGCAGTATGGTATGGATCATGTTGGAAGGAAGATTGATGATGTAGGAAAAACTCACACAATGGCTCCATTGCCTCAGTTGGCTCATGAGCCCAATGGTAGTCTGAAATTGGTGAATGGGCATAGTGCAAGAAGCCCTCTTGTATTCTCAGAACACTTATTGACTGAAGAAATAGTTATTGCTGTTGATGTTGATGAAG TTCTTGGGAGCTTTCTTCCAGCTGTGAACAAATTCATCGCGGATCGCTACTCTTTGAATCACTCATTAGCAGACTATTTTGTCTACGAGTTCTATAAG ATTTGGAATTGTTCTCCAGCTGAAG TTACTTCAAAATGGGAATCCATCCTATACCAGGCGCAAAGCGTATTCTTCAGAGTTTATCCTTGTTTTGTAATTTCTATGTTGTAA
- the LOC120282151 gene encoding uncharacterized protein LOC120282151, translating into MVRCSSLKPLSPDRRWKFICEPIEKDVRLLSKKIPITKYLNLQVGIGHNFHHNLTGWQWKISTCLGGDGISQFRNKTSVSLFPGLDLRIAYRAEYILPEIHGAVGTGEPIFNMNYGKLHASIDRFEAIITHGS; encoded by the exons ATGG TCCGTTGCTCATCATTAAAACCTCTATCGCCTGATCGGAGATGGAAGTTCATATGTGAGCCAATAGAAAAGGATGTGCGCCTGCTGTCCAAGAAGATCCCTATAACAAAATATCTTAATCTTCAG GTCGGCATAGGGCATAATTTCCATCACAATTTGACCGGATGGCAATGGAAGATTTCAACTTGTTTGGGTGGTGATGGTATTTCCCAGTTTAGAAACAAAACATCGGTCAGTTTATTTCCAGGATTAGACTTGAGGATCGCTTACAGGGCGGAGTACATCCTTCCTGAAATTCATGG GGCTGTTGGGACCGGGGAACCGATCTTTAATATGAACTATGGAAAGTTGCATGCATCTATAGACAGATTTGAGGCAATTATAACTCATGGAAGCTGA